aatatatatatgaactaAAACGTGGATATTATTATACTTCATGACATGTGACTGACTTTCATGAATTTCATTGaaataaaattcaaaaacatTGTAAATCCTAAAGTGTTTCAAATTTATTTCCATGACTTAATACTTTGTCTCGTTTTTACGAGTAAGGAATCAAACTAGTTTGTCAAATGTTTTATCTTTCCTTTTGAAGATTGACACCCAAATGTCAGTCTTGAGCCTTTGCTCTCGACAAAGGACCCTACATATTGTTTCCATATATTTGcacaaattcatatatataaaaaatagattTTGTGTATCTATTTGTCAAGTGCCATATTATTAAGATTTACGCTGTCTCAGTAAATTTAGTTTATTAAGTTTTGTACTTACGTTATCATTATTTTACGTGGTCTCTTATCGGAAACCTATACTCAGACTTTTACTATACGTACGGTTACATGGTTCAACAAGAAACTATATGCCCAACCTAATACTCATATTTATGCCAAAATATACATATCTATATGGATGTGACACTCaaactatatacatatatatagatttatataAAGAGAGACACACACACACGTTTCAAGACCTTACTGGCTCGTGGCCATCATAAATTCTCAATGAGTTGGGTCAAGATTCTTGCACCAACACCTCAAAATTAGCTACTCTCCTTGGAATGGTAATGACTCCAATAGAATAGTAATGACCTATGTCTATGAACTCCGAATTCACGAGTTTAACAAGCTTTAGGATGAATACAAATATGGTTCTgattctctcttagaattctcGAGTTTAGGAAGAAAGATTCCAAAAAAGTCCAAAAAGTCTTCTCCTTTGAGccatttcattcttatttataggttcaaggaaGTTAACATGGACCAATGGACCTTAATTACATTGAACACAGACATATCTAGGTAATAATGAAAaacacaattattacataaatgagaGATTACAtgtttgaagaaaataaatgaatatatgcgaccagactggtcgcccataattcTGATATCTGATGAGTCAATGATCTCGTGGTCGATGACCAGGCAGGATACACTCACTTAAAACTGTcacgtgcatcccacgtgtagATCAATCCTGTCATATCATCAGGTAgtctgtttttgggtaaacagataataatatataatcctattttttttaatattatattatatgtttaatatgatattattcttatacgtgaagtttaagtttaagtttaagtttaagtttaagtttaattaaattttatttaagttataaaacttattattttattatttttaaataattattattgtaaaatatctaaaaaaaatatcttatattaatttgtttaattatttattcatgggtttatacttttttgaactcagtgttttgtctcattacttgtttggaccttgtgttttgacaaattactttttggaccctatgttttgtaaaattattcaaatagaaccctaaacccgatctTGGTTAAAGTTTtttcaactgaaatcacaaataattcaccaaactaacaagttagaacaaaaataaaatcattctacttaaaaactgtgctgttatattcaattttttcttcattaaaattaagtttatgagtctatttgaaccattttacaaaatatagggtccaaaaataaattttttaaaacacagggtccaaacagataatcgGTAAAAAATAcggggtccaaaaaagtataaatattttatttatttatttttatttaagtttaagtcgtGTTTCCAATTTACCACAGTTAGATATAATACTATTCCGTTAAATttaagataaaaaaattattaaaaccaaaaatttatgttatctacattttttatataaaagataaatatttatattatacaCAATCTTGGATGGATTAAAGTTAGTTATGGAAATATGGGTAGCTTTTTCTTTTAAATGTTGAAAGTTCTTTAAGTAAGAACTTAAtttatttagtaatttagtaTTTGTTGACTGAATTTTTCTTACTAAAAGTTTGACAAACAAATTGGTTTGGATAATTTTGCAAATATATGGAGTGAATGACGGTGGGTGACCCACTAAATTTATTCCATGACAAAACGACAATATTAGAGTACTAAATATATATACTCATCAATCAaatcaataacaataaaaaaGAATCTAATAATCAAATAACCATAATATGGGTTCTCCCCTTCGACTTTAATTTTCTTCTAAGAAAAAATTACTAATATGCATAAAAATTAGACCTGAtacttattttaaataatttatattaatttttattttagtaCCTAAATTTTTAATTAGTGTACTTATtatactttttaattttttttttttttaaacacgcAATAAttagaatatatttttaatttaactataatataatACACATTAAACTATCACTTATGAGAAGATTTGAAAGTTCTTCGTACGTGCATGCAGTGCAGATCAGTTCATAAATACAAAACAGAGAAATTAAGTTAGAAAGATAGCAAACTACAAGTCATCTTAGCCCATTTAAAAACATAGAAAAAACCAAAGTGCCTATTAATAAACTGGAAAACATTCTCTTCAGTTTGGCCATTTTGACAGAGACATTGTCACATAAAGCCATTCTCCCAGTCTATTTAAGAACAGGAAATAGGCAAGTTTCCAAGATGTTATGAGCAAAATATTTTCACAAACTCCAACAAATCCAATTCCAACTCCCAAATGAAACCAATTCTTGTCAAACTGTCATTCTTTATAAGTTGCTACACATTTCTTGAATACTCTAGAATATTCTAGACATTTATAGAATACTTTCCTCAAGAATTTTCTAGATATTTGTAGAAtagaagaacttcaaagacattTTTTAAAATACTTTATAGTCTAGAACTTCCTAGAAACTATATGCATAAATAGTTTTTATTATGTAGATTAGTCTAAAAGTTGTATTTGTAAATCAAATACCCTGGAAAAATCCAGAACAAATAATTCTAGCCACAAATGTAAAGTGACCTAGCCACTATAAATATCTCATCATGAGTAGCAAATGGTGTAACTATAAACAACAAGCCATCAATAAAACTCTACTATTTTCTACTATCTTATACTCTCTAAAACATAAACCTTACTCCTTCAAACTCAAGTTTCTTCACTTGTCCATTCAATAACATCAACTATAATATCATAACCCATCGTTActctagctactactactactcatcaAATATTCTAAACAACTACAAATCATCACTATTTTCTTTATCCCAAATTCATAAACCATCATATTTCATCACTGTTTGAATCGCAATGACTTTGTAAAGTCTCTTCTCTTGAGCATGTTAGAGGAGATCAACAAAGTCTTAGGGTGTGATTGGTATAGAATCCAACTCTAATGTtatcattttaaaattttgaaaacagTGGGACCTACAAGAATAAGCGATTGGTAAgatggttttgaaaataaaattcaaatcagTATTCTAATTTTAtgttctaaaataaaaaaaataaaaaaatcatgttTTCTCTTATTTCAAATCATTGTATCATAAAATCCTACAAATCTATcactttttttatattttcagatTTCCTACCAATTACATATTCAGTATTTTAAAACCCACCAAAAATAGTTTTCAGATACTGAACCAATCATAttttcaaaaacatgtttttagactataaattcatatttttatttcagaaacacactttttgaaaatataattttccaATCGCAAACCAGTCAGGCCCTAAGGTTCCAGACAATTTGTTATTCGACAAATTCAGGTAGTTCAGAAAAGTCATTGTTGCCATGCTGAAGGGAATTTTACCCGAGATCGAGCTTGTTGTTGGACAAATTGTTCCACACAAATTGTTCTAGGATAGGTTAAGTTGAATTAATTCCACAAGATGTGTTAGTTCTTCTGCAATTTTTCCTGTCAATTTATTGCTTGAAAGATCAATAAGTCTTAATGATCCAAAATTCGAATTATTCTCATATATAAAGTCATTTACTATCTTAATAGACAATATCATTATTATTTAAAAGTGTGTCTTCTTTAAATCTTGGTATATATGAAAGGCATGTTTAATTCATATATTGTGTTCATATTGAAAAAATGAAagatctaattatttatttttaaaaaatattttgtaaataaataaattattttcttgccttaagaaaaagattttttAAAGAATTAAATTGTGAAATTTGCTTGTTATTCTTTCCTTTAGCAATTCGactatacaatgaattttccaactgaaaagattatttttatttatagaaataatttctttaaataaaatatatcttccCTTGTTTGGAAAAGAAGGCTTTTTGGTGAAATAAAATCATTTTTATGAGATATTTTATTCTGTGCAAATGAATTACTATAGGatttgatttataataaatagcATTTCTGTCATCCGAACTATGACTACTATATGATTGTGTCCCATGAATGATtcacgatgttaaaaattcctccCAAACTATACATGTTACTGAAATATGAAACTTCTGTTAGATAATATAAAAATGTGCTTTATCGGCTTCGGTCTTAgttgatttatattattttacaaataatattatattttgattAAATGAATAATATGACAAATAATAGAGTGTGACAAAGGTTATTTTATCAAATGTAACATATATTGTGTGGAGTTataatttgataaataatgatcataataaattttgtaacatatagaGTTGAGTTACAATTCTTAAGAAATAATGATCATAAGTTTTGTAATTCTCACGAGAACActataaataaaaatcatcttGCTCACTTGGATGTAATGTGTGAATGTGAAAAAACACACTACATAGATTTAAACACTTGTGATGACATGCTCATCTTAAGAACACTATGATGAATATGAGAGAATGTTTAATAAATCCTTAAAAGCATTTCTAGAGAATATTCCAAAAGTGTTCTTATGAGGTAAGAAATAGTTTTTAGGACAAAAATTTTGAACCTTGTTTAAGCCTTGAGATCTTCATCTTCTACCTCCTATCTTATGTTGATTTACATAAGTTATATAATCTATTCCCGTCTTTTTTCCTTCTGCAACATTGCATGGtttgaaaaaaatatcttaattcatgtttttattaaaaaaaatcttaattaaGTTAGCAATACTTTTTTTTAGGCTATTTGGGATTTTTATAAGATGTATACATTTTTTAATTTgaaattattttcttatattaaattatatacaTAGCACTGATGTGTCAATGATAAGTCAATGAGCAAATAGTCACGTCAGCAATCTATTAAAGATCAAATTTAACCAAAATCTCACTTTACAACTGTATCAATAATTCGGACTAAGTTTTAACCGCTCGAAAAAAATCAGGGATACAATAATATATATCATAATTAGGGGACAAAAATCCTAAATAACTTttttatatacaataattcatgtTAACATTTTTAGTTAATActacatatatacataatgtcaaaatatatatacatatggtgTAATCTACAAATCTTGCATTAACGCATATACATACCATCCAACAAaacataaggaaaaaaaaaattaaaaagacatTGAAAAAGTTATTGTCATTAAACAaccttaaatttcaaatttttacgtcaattttaaataataaatatgtttACATTAAATTTAACAGAAAGTTTATAACAACAGCTGTTGCGCAAGTTCTGCTAGAGACGGCATGTcgtttttgtttttgttaaaCTAAAACGACGACGTGTCGATTTTATTTTCTGTTCCCGCGTTTTGCTAGAAAACAGTTTGGCTTGGTCTTATAATAAGGGCATTATCggtataaaagaaaaatatataaccGATTTAAAGCAAATTCAGGAATctcgatatgtatatatatatataaagcccAAACACTGAGATTTTTTGGGTTAAGAGAAAAGCGCAATCTCTTCTTCTCTAGGGTTTGCGAAATTGCTTTCTCTTCAATCGAAACCCTAATCATTGATCACCAGGATTATTAGATCGGACCAGAAAGAAAGAATGTCTCGGTGTTATCCTTATCATGGACCTCCGAATGCGAACAAAGGAGAGGCCTTGGACGAGTTGATTAAGGTTCGTTGAGCAAATCTGGTTTTTGCTTTATTAATCACAACAACAAGGCCTCTCTTTTTACTAGCGTATCGAACAATAATCGAGTTTGGAGGGATTTTGATTTTGTTGTCTGTTCGAtggattttgattttgatttatgTGGATTTTGGGTAAAATTGATAACTTAAACGATCTAAAACATATCGAGGTTAAGTTAAGAACGTTgttctgtttttatttttttatgaaattgtTTATTATCGAATAATGAGAAACACTGATACCCAAAAAGATTTTAGTACATAACATTTGAATGTGTAATGGGTATTTGTGGATTTGGATGGTTCTTTGTTCTGCTCTATACAGTGTCTTATGATTCTCGTTCTGGTGCTTCAATAGCTTCGAAAAGATAAAGATGAAACAAAGTTGAAGAGGATAAAGTTGAGGAAAGAATGCTCAAGAAGTACTGAGACAGAAAAATGTGATAAAACAGTGAAAAAGAATGATTttcaagagaagaagaagaagaagagaaaaaatgaCTTTAACGGTGGGCACCTTTCTAAGGCAGTTGTAGAGGAATCTGATCAAGTTGACTCGAGTGATTTAACTCAAGAAGACGAGCAACCCACCATAAGCAACAACAAGAAGAGGAGATTGCATGAGGTGGAGCCCTTGTCTAACGATGGTGACAAGGAAAGTGAGTTCCTTTTTTCTAATCTTGAACTCGTGTTTGTGAGCACCATGGTTTTATTGATTTTAGACACTGATAACAATCTATGTCTGTTCATTCAAATTTATTGTAGGAAGAAAGATTCGTATCCGGATACCCAATATTGGATTCGGGAAACATAGCTTTAAACCCTGCCGGGAATTGCCATTGGCTATACCAGAGAGCAGAAATGAAACGAAGAGGTGTGGACTCGCTCTTAAGCAATGCCAAGAGTTGCCATTAGCTACACAAGTGAGCAGCAAGGAAAGTAAGAGGCACGAAGCTCAGAAACTCTTCCCTAAACAAGGTCGAGAGTTGCCTTTGGCTATGCAAGAGAGCAATAAATTTGAGAGTAATGAACCTCGGAAACTCTGCCTTAAACTATCTCCAGAGTTGCTTAAACAACGCCAGGAATTGCCATTAGCTCCACAAGTGAGCAGCAAGGAAAGTAAGAGGCACGAAGCTCAGAAACTCTTCCTTAATCAAGCTCGAGAATTGCCTTTGGCTATGCAAGAGAGCAATAAATTCGAGAGTAATGAAGCTCGGAAACTCTGCCTTAAACTATCTCCAGAGTTGCTTAAACAACGCCAGGAATTGCCATTAGCTCCACAAGTGAGCAGCAGGGAAATTAAGAGGGACGAAGCTCGGAAACTTCCACTTAAAACATCTCGTGGGTTACCTTTGGCTGTACAAGAGAGCAATAAATCCAAGAGAAATGAAGCACAGAAACTTTTCCTTAAACCATCTCGAGAGTTGCCATTAGCTCCACAAGCGAGCAGCAGGGAAATCAAGACGGGTGAAGCTCAGAAACTCTGCCTTAAAACATCTCGAGAGTTGCCTTTGGCTATTCAAGAGAGCAATAAATCCAAGAGGAATGAAGCTCAGAAACTGTGCCTTAAACCGTCTCAAGAGTTGCTTAAACAACACCAAGAGTTGCCATTAGCTCCACATGCAAACAACAGGGAAAGCAAGAGGTGCGAAGCTCAGAAACTCTGCTTTAAACCAGCTCGAGAGTTGCCCTTGGCCATACAAAAGAGCAACAAATCCAAGAGTGATGAAGCCCAGAAACTCTGCCTTAAACCAGCCCAAGAGTTGTCCTTGGCTGTACAAGAGAGCAATAAATCCAAGAGTGATGAAGCTCAGAAACTGTGCCTTAAACAGTCTCAAGAGTTGCTTAAACAGCGCCAAGGGTTGCCATTAGCTCCACATGCAAGCAACAAGGAAAGCAAGAGGTGCGAAGCTCAGAAACTCTGCCTTAAACCAGTTCGAGAGTTGCCTTTGGCTATACAAGAGAACAATAAATCCAAGAGCAATGAAGCTCAGAAACTCGATCTTGAACAGCAAGAGAGAAGAGAATCCAAAAGGGTCTCGAAAACCAGTTTATGTGTTGATGATGATAGTATTCAACGCCCGGACTATTTGTATAGAAAATTGATAGAGCATTGGGTTCTTCCAAAGATTGACAGAGAACATAATGATTTTGAGGACGAGTGGCTTATTGGGCCAAAGCAAGAAAACAGGCAAGAGTCCAGAATACATGAAGTAGCAAATGTTGTGTCATGTTCTATGAGCTCCAGTTTGTGGCCAAAAGCTCACTACTTACCTGAAGCTGATATGTTTGCCCTGCCTTACACCGTGCCCTTTTAATTTTTGATGGTTacctttatatttttttaattttttatttggttCATTGTCTTGACCAAAGAACAAAGAACGATACTGAAATTTTTTCACATGACAAGAAGTTATTATACGCAGTGCAATTTTGTAAAATATGAATCAAACTAATTTACAATTTTCCTTAGAATATTGATAGagataatgtaaaaaaaaaaaaaggcaaaatgTGTTGGTCTAAGTAGGCCTATGCATGCGAGAAGCTAAAAGAAAATGACACTGCGTTCATTACTTATACTCGAAGAATAAGAGAGTAGTGAGGCCTCCTTATCTAGACTTGGGAGTAATAAGCTCAAGGCCACCCATGAATGGCCTCAGTGGGCGAGGGATAATGACAGAGCCGTCTTCTTGCTGGTAATTCTCAAGCAGACATACGAGCATTCGCGGTACAGCACATGCTGTCGCATTTAAGGTGTGAACAAACTGTGGTGGTGCACGGTTACTCTTCCCCTTTTTAGGGGTGCTCCCTGCTAATGTTTCCGAGGGGCGATATCGGATACCAAGGCGACGGCTTTGATAATCTGTGCAATTTGATGCGCTCGatatctgtttgaggatgaattTCGATTTCATTAGGGATTAAGAAATGCTACTAACAAtgtcaaatgatcagatgacaaTAGAAGTGGCAATACCTCGCCAAACCGTTCTAAACCAGGCATCCATGCCTCGATATCATATTTGCGGTAAGCAGGAGCACCTAAATCACCAGAAGCCATATCCAAGATTCTGCCAAGAAAGTTCATCAATCATGATCAATCAAAAACAGAGCAGGATAATAACACAACCAATTAGAAGCCACTGGATTGAAATTGCTAACTTATAATGTAGTCCAAGGGACGAGAACATGTCTTCTTCAATTCTGATGAGCTCCTCAAGATACATCTCACTCTCATCCGGTCGGCAGATGATGAACATCTCTGCCTTACTGAACTGGTGAACCCGATACAGACCCCTGAAGGTAAGCATAGCCAGTTAGCAAAAACATTGCAGCTAAAGAAGAGTGACACGTATAGGGTCAATTATCAATCCAAAAATGACATATTCCAGAGCATTTTATTTGTTGAAAGCAATGTGGCGTATAGCGTGCTGAGAATTTACCTTGTTGCAGCACCAGCAGCACCGGCTTCGGTACGGAAGCAATGGGAGAATGCCACATACTTTAGGGGTAGCAATGATTCAGAAATAATAGAATCCATATGAATTCCCCCAACTGGAATCTCTGCAGTGCCTATGAGACACTGGTCACTACCCTCAATAGAATAGACCTATGTTTAACTTGAACATGATCAGTACAATGGTAGAACTATCAAAGTACCTTAAGACTCAAAGAAAAACAAATGCATCCTGCGTAAAGTAACTGAAACCTTCAGGTGATTTCCAACAATTTACCTCCCAGCAAAATATTTTAgcttttatttgttaagaaaattaTCTTTATGGAAGAAGTAGAAAATTAAAGCTATAATAAAGCAAGGGAGAAAGATATATACCTGTGTGTTTGTTCCACGAGGTTGAAAACCACATTTTTCAACAACAGAAGACCTGACAAGTTCTGGGGTTGTTAGTGGTGTAAAGCCACTTTTCATAACTTGTGATAGTGTCCAGTTAATAAGCGCCATCTCTAACATAACTGCTTCATTCTTCAGAT
This genomic window from Humulus lupulus unplaced genomic scaffold, drHumLupu1.1 SCAFFOLD_261, whole genome shotgun sequence contains:
- the LOC133811667 gene encoding serine--tRNA ligase, chloroplastic/mitochondrial-like; this translates as MVGTPREFSFPVKDHQQLGKELDLFDFDAASVVSGSKFYYLKNEAVMLEMALINWTLSQVMKSGFTPLTTPELVRSSVVEKCGFQPRGTNTQVYSIEGSDQCLIGTAEIPVGGIHMDSIISESLLPLKYVAFSHCFRTEAGAAGAATRGLYRVHQFSKAEMFIICRPDESEMYLEELIRIEEDMFSSLGLHYKILDMASGDLGAPAYRKYDIEAWMPGLERFGEISSASNCTDYQSRRLGIRYRPSETLAGSTPKKGKSNRAPPQFVHTLNATACAVPRMLVCLLENYQQEDGSVIIPRPLRPFMGGLELITPKSR
- the LOC133811666 gene encoding uncharacterized protein LOC133811666; translation: MSRCYPYHGPPNANKGEALDELIKLRKDKDETKLKRIKLRKECSRSTETEKCDKTVKKNDFQEKKKKKRKNDFNGGHLSKAVVEESDQVDSSDLTQEDEQPTISNNKKRRLHEVEPLSNDGDKERRKIRIRIPNIGFGKHSFKPCRELPLAIPESRNETKRCGLALKQCQELPLATQVSSKESKRHEAQKLFPKQGRELPLAMQESNKFESNEPRKLCLKLSPELLKQRQELPLAPQVSSKESKRHEAQKLFLNQARELPLAMQESNKFESNEARKLCLKLSPELLKQRQELPLAPQVSSREIKRDEARKLPLKTSRGLPLAVQESNKSKRNEAQKLFLKPSRELPLAPQASSREIKTGEAQKLCLKTSRELPLAIQESNKSKRNEAQKLCLKPSQELLKQHQELPLAPHANNRESKRCEAQKLCFKPARELPLAIQKSNKSKSDEAQKLCLKPAQELSLAVQESNKSKSDEAQKLCLKQSQELLKQRQGLPLAPHASNKESKRCEAQKLCLKPVRELPLAIQENNKSKSNEAQKLDLEQQERRESKRVSKTSLCVDDDSIQRPDYLYRKLIEHWVLPKIDREHNDFEDEWLIGPKQENRQESRIHEVANVVSCSMSSSLWPKAHYLPEADMFALPYTVPF